The following proteins are co-located in the Desulfoscipio sp. XC116 genome:
- a CDS encoding TetR/AcrR family transcriptional regulator: MRKRIIAALTELSHTRGFYNVTMDELAAQAGMSKRTVYRYFSGKEEIIEAVLDEFMASVAGGIEQIIIANEGKEPTDMFEELVKHFTQSAGKLINPLVLGDLRVHYPHFWKKIEEFRAQRIQRFIKLIMVKKSHARNIHPQIFMAAFLASIRAVINPEFVLDNGFTLDEAVSQLVELFIYGFAGRNGVS, from the coding sequence ATGAGAAAACGAATCATAGCAGCTTTAACGGAATTATCTCATACGCGGGGGTTCTATAATGTTACCATGGATGAACTGGCCGCTCAGGCGGGCATGAGCAAAAGGACGGTTTACCGCTATTTCTCCGGCAAAGAAGAAATAATTGAGGCTGTGCTTGATGAGTTTATGGCCTCCGTGGCCGGCGGCATTGAACAAATTATTATTGCTAATGAAGGGAAAGAACCGACGGATATGTTTGAAGAGCTGGTTAAACATTTTACGCAAAGCGCCGGGAAACTTATCAACCCGCTTGTATTGGGAGATTTGCGGGTGCATTATCCTCATTTTTGGAAAAAAATCGAAGAGTTCAGAGCGCAAAGGATTCAGCGTTTTATCAAGCTAATCATGGTAAAAAAAAGTCATGCCCGGAATATCCACCCGCAAATTTTTATGGCTGCCTTTTTAGCTTCTATCCGTGCGGTAATCAATCCTGAATTTGTTCTGGATAATGGATTTACTTTAGATGAGGCCGTCAGTCAGTTGGTAGAGCTTTTTATATACGGTTTTGCGGGGCGGAATGGCGTCAGTTAA
- a CDS encoding alpha/beta hydrolase has translation MNSRKITCPVLVIAGKEDKVTPALAARKVAEKYKPLATYRELDHTHWVIGEPGWESTAGYVAEWLDNLYGVP, from the coding sequence GTGAACTCCCGAAAGATTACATGTCCGGTATTGGTTATTGCCGGTAAAGAGGATAAAGTTACCCCGGCATTGGCAGCCAGAAAGGTGGCGGAAAAATATAAGCCCTTAGCCACTTACAGGGAGCTTGACCACACGCACTGGGTAATCGGCGAGCCGGGCTGGGAGAGTACTGCCGGATATGTGGCCGAGTGGCTGGATAATTTGTATGGTGTGCCATAA
- a CDS encoding glycosyl hydrolase family 18 protein, giving the protein MISPCKKHLSIILTAFLLFFVISVPASQAALPLKQGYRGADVLTLQQQLQTLGYFQTNPTGYFGPITTNSILKLQADYQLGADGIVGTQTNQLINNLLGYTAPPSNNPPAKSEKEVLGFYVCNEYPIPSSYATLEKQEETITSISPFWYRLDRNNPGKLEQYGNDTPQEMNQVLKFTKANNIKNYALVHNLLYGNSSVGRDVLHAALVNPDTRWALVMNIYELLKSSGFNGVCIDIEDMHAWDRELYIQFLAELSAQLKPAGYEIIACVPSRTTDKVTGGWGDNFDFAKVGRYADMVAVMAYDEHTAGSKAGPIASSAYIERVIKYALSKLPPEKILLGVAGYGFDWNYGLGNSRYLSYQLAVETAKKYKVSVQWDNSSQAPYFNYTDQNGHWHSVYFENSSSLAFKLDAVNKYNLKGIALWRLGMEDPDSWRVIKDKLR; this is encoded by the coding sequence ATGATATCACCGTGTAAAAAGCATCTTTCTATCATCCTTACCGCTTTTTTATTGTTTTTCGTAATTAGTGTGCCCGCATCCCAAGCAGCATTGCCGCTAAAACAAGGGTACCGGGGAGCGGACGTGCTGACCCTGCAGCAGCAGCTGCAAACACTGGGTTACTTTCAGACCAACCCCACCGGCTATTTTGGCCCCATTACAACCAATTCGATATTAAAACTACAGGCAGATTATCAATTAGGAGCCGACGGTATTGTAGGAACGCAGACCAACCAATTAATCAACAATTTACTGGGCTATACCGCACCGCCGTCAAACAATCCCCCAGCCAAGTCCGAAAAGGAAGTGCTTGGTTTTTATGTTTGCAACGAATATCCAATCCCATCTTCCTACGCCACCCTGGAGAAGCAAGAAGAGACCATAACCTCCATTTCCCCATTCTGGTACAGGCTCGACAGAAATAACCCGGGGAAACTGGAACAATACGGCAATGACACGCCACAGGAAATGAACCAGGTTCTTAAATTCACTAAAGCCAACAATATTAAAAACTATGCCCTGGTACATAACTTGCTGTACGGAAATTCCTCCGTGGGACGGGATGTGCTTCACGCAGCGCTGGTCAACCCGGACACTCGCTGGGCATTGGTAATGAATATATATGAATTACTAAAAAGCAGCGGTTTTAACGGCGTGTGTATTGATATTGAAGATATGCATGCCTGGGATCGCGAACTTTATATCCAGTTTTTGGCTGAACTATCCGCCCAGCTAAAGCCCGCGGGTTATGAAATCATAGCCTGCGTACCCTCCAGGACCACCGACAAGGTTACCGGCGGCTGGGGTGACAACTTCGATTTTGCCAAGGTGGGCCGGTATGCCGATATGGTAGCCGTCATGGCTTACGATGAGCATACCGCAGGCAGCAAAGCCGGCCCCATAGCCTCTTCGGCTTATATTGAACGGGTAATTAAATATGCCCTGTCCAAGCTGCCGCCTGAAAAAATACTGCTGGGCGTAGCCGGGTATGGTTTTGATTGGAATTACGGGCTGGGCAACTCCCGTTACCTTTCATACCAGCTGGCTGTGGAGACAGCTAAAAAATATAAAGTAAGTGTGCAATGGGATAACAGTAGTCAGGCACCCTATTTTAACTACACCGACCAAAACGGTCACTGGCACAGCGTTTATTTTGAAAACTCCAGCAGCTTGGCCTTCAAATTGGATGCGGTAAATAAGTACAACCTGAAAGGCATCGCCCTGTGGCGCCTGGGCATGGAAGACCCGGACAGCTGGCGGGTTATTAAAGATAAATTAAGGTAA
- the adhE gene encoding bifunctional acetaldehyde-CoA/alcohol dehydrogenase, whose product MIKDGGQAVSEQNIKYIGDEQHLMVDKLVEKAEQARQALMRLSQRQIDDIVRNMALAGLDRHMELARLAVRETKRGVYEDKSIKNIFATESVYHSIKYKKTIGVISINEEEDLMEVAEPVGVIAAIIPVTNPTSTTMFKALICIKTANPVIFSFHPGGQKCSAAAARVMLDAAVAAGAPENCIGWIEESSLEATRYLMNHPGVQLILATGGAGLVQAAYSTGKPALGVGPGNVPCYIEKTAHIKRAVTDLILSKTFDNGLICASEQSVVIDREIFQEVTDLMKTYGCYFLDEQETSKLEAMAVKGEDCALNQAIVGQSACDIAQMAGFEVPRETKVLVALQQGVGPGHPLSMEKLSPILACYQVDGYREGISRCEEIVGFGGLGHSAVLHTEDKDVVAEFSRRMRTGRIIINSPATHGAIGDLYNVNMPSLTLGCGSMGHNATTSNVSVDNLINIKRVTGRRDKLLWFKVPERIYFTSGSVQYLQKMQGVARAIIVTDPGIVKLGFVDKVVYHLNKRNNQVSVEIFSDVEPDPSVETVQKGVEVMKQFRPDTIIALGGGSPIDAAKAMWLFYEHPEVEFDFLKLKFLDIRKRTYKYPKLGRQARMVAIPTTSGTGSEVSAFAVITHKGQDIKYPLADYELTPDVAIIDPDFVGTLPPAVIADTGLDVLTHALEAYVSVMASDYTDAMAMKATELVFNYLLASYGEKDNFTARSKMHNASCIAGMAFTNAFLGICHSLAHKLGGEFHITHGRANAILLPHVIRYNAGLPSKFASFPQYEYFQAPEKYRQIAAFLGMPAGSVEEGVDSLIAGVAKLRADVGIPDTFAQCDIDVALFKQKVPELAEKAFLDQSTTANPRMPLIEELAEILLRAYDDPHA is encoded by the coding sequence ATGATAAAGGATGGTGGACAGGCAGTGAGTGAGCAGAATATTAAATATATTGGCGATGAGCAGCATTTAATGGTAGATAAGCTGGTGGAAAAAGCGGAGCAGGCCCGGCAGGCTTTAATGCGACTGTCTCAGCGGCAGATTGACGATATTGTTCGGAATATGGCCTTGGCCGGGCTGGACCGGCATATGGAACTGGCCCGGCTGGCGGTGCGGGAAACCAAAAGGGGGGTTTACGAAGATAAATCGATTAAAAATATATTTGCCACGGAATCGGTCTATCACAGTATTAAGTACAAAAAGACCATAGGGGTAATCAGTATTAATGAGGAAGAGGATCTAATGGAAGTGGCTGAGCCCGTGGGAGTGATTGCCGCTATAATTCCCGTGACCAATCCTACCTCCACAACTATGTTTAAAGCACTGATATGTATTAAAACAGCCAACCCGGTGATTTTTAGTTTTCATCCCGGGGGACAAAAATGCAGTGCGGCGGCGGCCCGGGTAATGCTTGATGCGGCGGTGGCCGCCGGGGCGCCGGAAAACTGTATCGGCTGGATTGAAGAGTCCTCATTGGAGGCTACCCGGTACTTAATGAATCACCCCGGAGTGCAATTAATTCTGGCTACCGGTGGGGCCGGTCTGGTGCAGGCCGCTTACAGCACGGGCAAGCCGGCTCTGGGGGTGGGTCCGGGTAATGTACCCTGCTATATTGAAAAAACAGCGCACATTAAGCGGGCGGTAACCGATTTGATTTTAAGTAAAACTTTCGATAATGGCTTGATCTGCGCTTCCGAACAGTCGGTGGTTATAGACCGGGAGATTTTTCAGGAAGTTACTGATTTAATGAAGACCTACGGCTGTTATTTCTTAGACGAGCAGGAGACAAGCAAGCTTGAGGCTATGGCGGTAAAAGGGGAAGACTGTGCTTTAAATCAGGCCATTGTAGGACAATCTGCCTGCGATATCGCGCAAATGGCGGGTTTTGAAGTGCCCCGGGAAACTAAAGTGCTGGTGGCGCTCCAGCAAGGAGTGGGTCCGGGACATCCCCTATCTATGGAAAAACTAAGTCCCATACTGGCTTGCTATCAAGTTGACGGTTACCGGGAGGGTATCAGTCGCTGTGAGGAAATAGTGGGCTTTGGCGGCCTGGGGCACTCGGCGGTGCTGCACACCGAAGATAAGGATGTGGTGGCTGAATTTTCCCGGCGTATGCGTACCGGGCGAATTATCATCAACTCCCCGGCAACCCACGGGGCTATTGGGGATTTATACAATGTCAATATGCCTTCGCTGACTCTGGGTTGCGGCTCGATGGGACATAACGCCACTACCTCCAACGTAAGCGTGGACAACCTTATTAATATCAAGCGGGTTACCGGTCGGCGGGATAAACTGCTGTGGTTCAAAGTACCCGAACGCATCTATTTCACTTCGGGTTCGGTGCAGTATCTGCAAAAAATGCAGGGTGTGGCCAGGGCTATCATAGTTACCGATCCGGGTATAGTCAAGCTGGGTTTTGTGGACAAGGTGGTATATCACTTAAACAAGCGCAATAATCAGGTCAGTGTAGAGATTTTTTCCGATGTGGAGCCCGACCCGTCGGTGGAAACGGTGCAAAAGGGCGTCGAGGTAATGAAACAATTTCGCCCGGATACTATCATTGCGCTGGGTGGCGGTTCGCCCATCGACGCCGCCAAGGCCATGTGGCTGTTTTATGAACATCCCGAGGTGGAGTTTGACTTTCTAAAACTGAAGTTCTTGGATATCCGCAAACGCACTTATAAATACCCCAAGCTGGGGCGGCAGGCCCGGATGGTGGCCATACCCACCACCAGCGGCACCGGTTCGGAGGTCAGTGCCTTTGCCGTGATTACTCACAAGGGCCAGGATATTAAGTATCCCCTGGCGGATTATGAGCTGACTCCAGATGTGGCAATTATAGACCCGGATTTTGTTGGTACGCTGCCCCCGGCGGTTATCGCGGACACCGGTCTTGATGTGCTGACCCATGCCCTGGAGGCTTATGTATCGGTGATGGCTTCGGACTATACCGATGCCATGGCTATGAAAGCTACCGAGCTGGTGTTTAATTATTTGCTCGCCAGCTACGGGGAGAAGGATAACTTTACCGCCCGGAGTAAAATGCATAATGCCTCTTGCATAGCGGGTATGGCTTTCACCAACGCCTTTTTAGGCATTTGTCATAGCTTGGCTCATAAGTTGGGCGGCGAGTTTCACATTACCCACGGCCGGGCCAACGCTATTTTGCTGCCCCATGTGATCCGGTATAATGCGGGACTGCCCAGCAAGTTCGCTTCTTTTCCGCAGTACGAGTATTTCCAGGCCCCGGAAAAGTACCGGCAAATAGCCGCTTTTTTAGGTATGCCGGCAGGCAGCGTGGAAGAGGGGGTAGACAGCCTTATAGCCGGGGTAGCAAAACTGCGGGCTGACGTGGGTATACCGGATACCTTTGCCCAGTGCGATATTGACGTCGCGCTGTTTAAGCAAAAGGTGCCCGAGCTGGCCGAAAAAGCATTTCTCGATCAATCCACTACCGCCAACCCGCGCATGCCTTTAATTGAAGAACTGGCCGAAATTTTGCTGCGCGCTTACGATGACCCGCACGCTTAA
- a CDS encoding ABC transporter ATP-binding protein: MIKIEKLGKDFGNIIAVGAVTMRIPAGDIFGLVGPDGAGKTTLMRMICGLMAPDRGRVLLGEGSAGRKQTGMSRDKHAEGRVTLGYMPQRFSLYGDLTVMENINFFGALYELNRSTIKERAEKILEMTGLLRFKDRLADNLSGGMKQKLALTCALVNRPGLLVLDEPTYGVDPESRKEFWRILYRLNRQGMTIMVSTPYMDEAELCTKVAFIDRGRVVAADSPARLKSDFPYRVLEVRIDVRRPELFNGLPQVVDVSYYGDKYRVVVEDVPAARQAMERLLSEKGLGDGLRWAEVSPTMEDVFIALAEKEVV; the protein is encoded by the coding sequence ATGATTAAAATAGAAAAACTGGGCAAGGATTTCGGCAATATCATTGCCGTCGGTGCAGTCACCATGCGTATTCCGGCGGGGGATATCTTCGGCCTGGTAGGCCCGGATGGAGCGGGTAAAACCACCTTAATGCGCATGATTTGCGGGCTGATGGCGCCCGATCGCGGGCGGGTGCTTTTAGGGGAGGGCAGCGCCGGGCGGAAACAGACCGGTATGTCCCGCGATAAACATGCCGAAGGCAGGGTTACACTTGGTTATATGCCCCAGCGGTTCAGTCTTTACGGTGATCTGACGGTGATGGAGAATATCAATTTTTTTGGCGCTCTGTATGAACTAAACCGGTCAACTATTAAGGAGCGGGCGGAAAAAATATTGGAAATGACCGGGCTTTTACGCTTTAAGGACCGCTTGGCCGATAATCTGTCGGGCGGTATGAAGCAAAAATTAGCCCTGACCTGCGCTCTGGTCAACCGGCCCGGCCTGTTGGTGCTGGATGAGCCCACTTATGGGGTGGATCCGGAATCCCGTAAGGAATTTTGGCGTATATTGTATCGGCTGAACAGGCAGGGTATGACCATTATGGTATCCACGCCCTATATGGACGAAGCGGAGCTGTGCACAAAAGTAGCCTTCATAGACCGGGGCCGGGTGGTGGCGGCTGATTCCCCGGCCAGGCTGAAAAGTGATTTCCCCTATCGGGTGTTGGAGGTGCGGATTGATGTCCGCCGTCCCGAGCTGTTTAATGGTTTGCCCCAAGTGGTGGACGTATCGTATTACGGCGATAAATATCGCGTGGTAGTGGAAGACGTGCCGGCAGCCCGGCAGGCCATGGAGCGGCTCCTGTCGGAAAAGGGTTTGGGCGATGGATTGCGCTGGGCGGAGGTCAGTCCCACCATGGAAGATGTGTTTATTGCGTTGGCGGAAAAAGAGGTGGTTTAG
- the larB gene encoding nickel pincer cofactor biosynthesis protein LarB, giving the protein MTSAELRQLLLDVNEGRLDVDDALDKLKALPYEDIGFAKLDHHRALRKGFPEVVFCQGKTIRQIVEIMERLSRNNHTVLATRADWEVFEAVRAVLGDAVYSELARTIVICRGERPVPRGNVLVVTAGTADLPVAEEAAVTAEVMGNQVRRCYDVGVAGIHRLLDKLEMFTWAQVVIVVAGMEGALASVVGGLVEQPVIAVPTSVGYGASFQGLAALLGMLNSCASGVGVVNIDNGFGAATLADAIIRLVDKY; this is encoded by the coding sequence ATGACCAGTGCTGAACTGCGCCAATTATTATTGGATGTAAATGAAGGCCGTCTGGATGTGGATGACGCTTTAGATAAACTAAAAGCTTTACCTTATGAGGATATCGGTTTTGCCAAGCTTGATCATCACCGGGCGTTGCGTAAAGGTTTTCCCGAGGTGGTTTTCTGTCAGGGTAAGACTATCCGGCAGATTGTAGAGATAATGGAAAGATTAAGTCGTAATAACCACACTGTCTTGGCTACCCGGGCCGATTGGGAAGTTTTTGAGGCGGTGCGGGCTGTCTTGGGTGATGCGGTTTACTCGGAACTAGCCCGAACTATCGTGATATGTCGCGGTGAACGCCCCGTGCCCAGAGGTAATGTGCTGGTGGTCACAGCCGGCACTGCTGATCTGCCGGTGGCGGAGGAGGCGGCGGTCACTGCCGAAGTGATGGGCAATCAGGTGCGCAGGTGCTATGATGTAGGCGTAGCCGGTATTCATCGTCTGCTGGATAAACTGGAAATGTTTACGTGGGCACAGGTAGTCATTGTGGTGGCGGGTATGGAAGGAGCTCTGGCCAGTGTGGTGGGCGGGCTGGTGGAACAGCCGGTTATCGCTGTGCCCACCAGCGTGGGTTACGGGGCCAGTTTTCAGGGATTGGCGGCGCTGCTTGGCATGTTGAACAGCTGCGCTTCCGGTGTGGGTGTGGTAAATATTGATAATGGTTTCGGTGCTGCCACGCTGGCCGATGCGATAATACGTTTGGTGGATAAATATTAA
- a CDS encoding ABC transporter permease, with amino-acid sequence MSRIIAVLHKEVLQMRRDRMTLGLVFMLPLVQLLLFGYAIQTEVKHIPTVVFDQSLSVESRDLLEAFGASGYFDLTGSVNSYAEVNQMIDSGEVKVGIIFPPDFARSIKRGESGPVQVIVDASDNMVANQAMAVANSIGLIKSQEILARSKQFKGPPYDIRVRPWYNPDGITAYYMVPAILGIIVTMTMVIMTSMGIVRERERGTLEQLIVTPIKSYELMIGKIIPYIVLGYLQITVALLVGVIVFHVPIRGNLLELYLLTLFFITASLGLGILISNIAKSQMQAFQMSFFVMLPSILLSGFMFPRDAMPKFIYYLSSLIPLTYYLDIIRGIVLKGIGFPYLVGQVFSLLVFSVVLLTLSILKFKKRIA; translated from the coding sequence ATGAGCAGGATTATTGCTGTTTTACATAAAGAAGTATTGCAGATGCGCCGGGATCGAATGACGCTGGGTTTGGTGTTTATGCTGCCGCTGGTGCAGCTGTTGTTGTTCGGCTATGCTATTCAGACCGAGGTTAAGCACATACCCACCGTGGTCTTTGATCAGTCTCTTTCGGTGGAGAGCCGGGATTTGCTGGAGGCTTTTGGCGCTTCGGGCTATTTTGACCTTACCGGCTCGGTAAACAGCTATGCTGAAGTTAATCAAATGATTGACAGCGGCGAGGTCAAGGTGGGTATAATTTTCCCGCCCGACTTTGCCCGCAGTATCAAACGGGGCGAATCCGGACCGGTGCAGGTGATCGTGGATGCCAGCGATAACATGGTGGCCAACCAGGCTATGGCCGTGGCCAATTCCATTGGCCTTATCAAATCACAGGAAATATTGGCGCGAAGCAAACAGTTTAAAGGTCCCCCCTATGATATCAGGGTACGGCCCTGGTATAATCCGGACGGTATCACCGCTTATTACATGGTGCCGGCCATTCTGGGGATCATTGTGACCATGACCATGGTAATCATGACTTCCATGGGCATTGTACGGGAGCGGGAACGGGGCACTCTGGAACAGCTGATTGTAACGCCCATTAAGTCATACGAGTTGATGATCGGTAAAATAATACCCTACATTGTACTGGGCTATCTGCAAATCACTGTTGCCTTATTGGTGGGGGTGATTGTATTTCACGTGCCTATCAGGGGTAATCTACTGGAGCTTTACCTGTTGACCCTTTTCTTTATTACTGCGTCACTGGGCCTGGGCATATTGATTTCCAACATTGCCAAATCCCAGATGCAGGCGTTCCAGATGTCCTTCTTTGTGATGCTGCCCAGCATATTGCTGTCGGGTTTCATGTTTCCCAGAGATGCCATGCCCAAATTCATCTATTATCTTAGCAGTTTGATTCCGCTGACTTATTATCTGGATATTATCAGGGGCATAGTATTAAAGGGCATCGGATTTCCCTATCTGGTGGGGCAGGTTTTTTCCCTGCTGGTATTTTCCGTGGTGCTTTTGACGCTCAGTATATTAAAGTTTAAGAAAAGGATCGCTTAG
- a CDS encoding spore coat protein produces MFNQQQNMSGWPGLPGGQYIPGQPGMPGRQGMQSQQSMMGLQQNQNTIKNPQSNLVPEIKSARINDRDTLNFALAQEKYITDNLNVFAREASHRQLHNDVMRIFNETHAMARELFDLMFRKGWYTLEPEQPPKMAQTYQQFGQYSTQFPYPMSQ; encoded by the coding sequence ATGTTTAATCAACAGCAAAACATGAGCGGCTGGCCCGGCCTGCCGGGCGGCCAATACATACCGGGCCAGCCGGGCATGCCAGGCCGGCAAGGTATGCAAAGCCAGCAAAGCATGATGGGTCTGCAGCAGAACCAGAACACAATTAAAAATCCCCAGTCCAATCTGGTACCAGAGATAAAAAGCGCCCGCATCAACGACCGGGACACCTTGAATTTCGCCTTGGCCCAGGAAAAATATATTACAGACAATTTAAATGTATTTGCCCGCGAAGCCAGCCACAGGCAGCTGCATAACGATGTGATGCGCATTTTTAACGAAACCCACGCCATGGCCAGAGAACTTTTTGACCTTATGTTTAGAAAAGGCTGGTACACCCTGGAGCCCGAACAGCCGCCTAAAATGGCGCAAACATACCAGCAATTCGGCCAGTACAGCACCCAGTTTCCCTACCCCATGAGCCAATAG
- a CDS encoding ABC transporter ATP-binding protein — MKYTVTTDQLTKVFGSFTAVDKLTMQIEPGDIYGFLGPNGAGKSTVIRMLCGILEPTSGTAAVLGRDLVRETEEIKRRIGYMSQKFSLYDDLTAGENLHFYAGLYNISRRERKNRVREMMDMAGLTGREDELAANLSGGWKQRLALGCAIIARPAIVFLDEPTSGVSPTSRRRFFNIIRRLAGEGTTVMVTTHFMDEAEYCDKIAFISSGRLMAVDTPDNLKRNVLEGCLVELDLPDAMDRLDGIERLPYVKECSVHGPLLHVLLESKASLTALAEFAGALPKPITPSLEDVFIALAGKNQQALGFMD, encoded by the coding sequence GTGAAATACACGGTAACTACCGACCAATTGACCAAGGTTTTCGGCAGTTTTACGGCTGTGGATAAATTAACCATGCAGATTGAACCGGGGGATATTTATGGTTTTCTGGGACCCAACGGAGCGGGTAAATCCACTGTTATACGGATGCTCTGCGGCATACTGGAACCAACATCGGGCACGGCTGCTGTTTTAGGCCGCGACCTGGTGCGGGAAACCGAAGAAATAAAGCGTCGTATCGGCTATATGTCCCAAAAATTTAGTTTGTATGATGATTTAACCGCCGGTGAAAACCTGCATTTTTATGCCGGGTTGTATAATATATCCCGTCGGGAAAGGAAAAACCGGGTGCGGGAAATGATGGACATGGCCGGCTTGACCGGCCGGGAAGATGAGCTGGCGGCTAATTTAAGCGGCGGCTGGAAGCAAAGGCTGGCGTTGGGCTGTGCTATTATCGCCCGGCCCGCCATAGTATTTCTTGATGAGCCCACCAGCGGGGTGAGCCCCACCAGCAGGCGTCGTTTTTTTAATATCATCAGGCGTTTGGCCGGTGAAGGCACTACGGTAATGGTCACCACACATTTTATGGACGAAGCCGAGTATTGTGATAAAATTGCCTTTATTTCGTCCGGCCGGCTGATGGCCGTGGATACTCCGGACAACCTGAAACGCAACGTTTTGGAAGGCTGCCTGGTGGAATTGGATTTGCCCGACGCCATGGACCGCCTGGACGGCATCGAACGACTGCCTTACGTAAAGGAATGTTCTGTGCATGGTCCGCTGCTGCACGTATTGCTGGAAAGTAAGGCCAGTCTGACGGCTTTGGCGGAATTCGCGGGAGCCTTACCCAAACCCATCACTCCATCACTGGAGGACGTCTTTATTGCTCTGGCTGGTAAAAACCAACAGGCGCTCGGCTTCATGGATTAA
- a CDS encoding efflux RND transporter periplasmic adaptor subunit has product MDNKKRVVAVLILLLLVTGSYWAHEHYYKREVALIQAAGTIEATTVELNVKMSGTVNKLAVDTGDTVTGGQLAAELVRSDLTAQRERDALGVLKAEAQLADLQSGAREQEKSEAVAGVNIAKVNLAKADTDLARVEALYHSDAVPEADYDKARTNADLSKNQLAAAEARLKLLESGSRPQQINSARAEVERSKAVLKASDAMLEDLKIYCPISGVVLSRNYEVGEYVQMGSSLASVADLNDLWIKVYIPTVDLPFIKLGQQVQFTVSGTDKVFKGEVEEIAAKGEFTPKTIQTQQERANVVFAVEIKINDAGGALKPGMPADVTFGPRAAHD; this is encoded by the coding sequence ATGGACAACAAAAAGCGGGTGGTGGCGGTGTTGATTCTACTATTGTTGGTGACAGGATCTTACTGGGCCCATGAACACTATTACAAGCGCGAAGTTGCGCTTATTCAGGCCGCCGGCACCATCGAAGCCACTACGGTGGAGCTGAATGTTAAAATGTCCGGAACTGTTAACAAACTGGCCGTGGATACCGGTGATACCGTAACCGGCGGTCAATTGGCGGCCGAACTGGTCCGTAGCGACCTGACGGCACAGCGGGAGCGGGATGCCTTGGGTGTGCTCAAGGCCGAAGCTCAGTTGGCGGATTTGCAATCCGGGGCCCGGGAACAGGAAAAAAGCGAGGCTGTAGCCGGGGTGAATATCGCCAAGGTTAACTTGGCAAAGGCCGATACGGATTTGGCCAGGGTGGAGGCACTTTACCATAGCGATGCTGTTCCGGAAGCGGATTATGATAAAGCGCGGACGAACGCTGATTTGTCTAAAAATCAGCTGGCGGCAGCCGAGGCCAGGCTCAAACTGCTGGAGTCGGGCAGCCGCCCTCAACAAATTAACTCGGCCCGGGCAGAGGTTGAGCGCAGTAAGGCCGTGCTCAAAGCCAGTGATGCCATGCTGGAGGATTTGAAGATTTATTGTCCCATTTCAGGTGTTGTACTGTCCAGAAATTACGAGGTTGGGGAGTACGTGCAGATGGGCTCTTCTTTGGCCTCCGTGGCCGATTTAAACGACCTTTGGATTAAAGTATATATACCCACCGTTGATCTGCCCTTTATTAAATTGGGCCAGCAGGTGCAATTCACCGTTAGTGGTACGGACAAAGTGTTTAAGGGGGAGGTGGAGGAAATTGCCGCCAAGGGTGAATTTACACCTAAAACTATTCAAACTCAGCAAGAACGCGCCAATGTGGTATTTGCCGTAGAAATAAAGATAAATGACGCCGGGGGCGCATTGAAACCCGGCATGCCCGCCGATGTAACTTTTGGTCCGAGGGCGGCCCATGATTAA